One Hippoglossus hippoglossus isolate fHipHip1 chromosome 13, fHipHip1.pri, whole genome shotgun sequence genomic window carries:
- the sphkap gene encoding A-kinase anchor protein SPHKAP isoform X2, which yields MAGAKCLLKTPSNFQSSAMFEGSESVEVEGGSADSTVASSISACKKVLCSNSVLDSSDYWLRNEKTLCRLGLLDDDAEGSCTMICFVNLDPQKTDCRDDKNMKKLASVSPDLPKLIELLTVHQPKENEILLFGGLEASDACQTHPHPPSQGRQQRSTGVCLVQCSGQRRCTKPGGIIFEINKFLIGLQWGKERQHQHGRAAGQRVDDDTNRSISSIEEDFTTASEHLGDDSEDDGFRNEPESGDLAESLVEVAQKHCVRLACQRGQLARHQGKEDTEGKREGHQLATCLHAKESAGHYATNLAESVLQDAFIRLSQDETSFVSEAAVSVSLASQLSNFTGPSKAKEPSQQRTCSFELPKIVIVQSPDNSDGSAEWPETQVSHAPNQDITAKARETTENETQVHIPHHNGGHASKHVELALACAASVIGTITTPQLTEQLAMHTASEENTEEALQDPEKKGDYSVSSAMCGMAQVAGAVAAVEIAEESGEGCDSDADSTEIFTASRGLMSVAEATAAFTLHCSVAGGTSVEAFRANIAEVLHREAAEVLTQPQGYKSVAHLLEATHNKIVDGITCPQKSCMDEREVDDLINEVADSLFKHAIEKAKKKKELEGTGKDAPSLQVCLQDSVNNLLFDILCLTQKKISHISQSNQGSFETQECDTCVRESATTKENKDVLSQLQCLAHHNQSTNSDNHSGTLHCTDKLTMVSGLKEKYLSEESDALSSTTNNKEQQSLCRQSLFKSASLPAHDYQPGSGAIREPLSEIPVYNTERRGRLVTGRDSRQASLTPQSSLNSCSSLLSFRMDSESRTPITCYADDLAATVVSMATELAAICLENSNGKQPWFCALKGSSPEGPEAYLIPACRTVLRRKEGQSSNAASKKHRAPRLSEIKRKTEEQPELMERLVNRVVDESVNLDEPQDPFALFASEVTARIMNCPELNVVDTSKTGQPRSRLQCERWSRGKASSYESIPEEDADPSGTPNTLGPGSRLGQNLSRGSSISKQSSCESITDEFSRFMVNQMETEGRGFDLLLDYYAGKNASSILSAAVQQAASKKNGHLNIRASSCLSKQSSTESITEEFYRFMLRDMDKENREYGIAKTKEWSNSLFPPSVRTPFCIRQSSVPDRRSSDSRLTVNSPIKANSFDGFARNMHGDTLNTYPANSVSAMGLCKSDSCLYQRGKTDQITDMLIHETWSSSIESLMRKNKIIADPEDSIELEASVDSQPHVQEFANRLAADIVDIGKSALVGQQDAAGSTSGSHQQPYMPVGERRRGFKQSHLSCSRSRSSQDQAGTGVGSGASDISATRMRGPRDVPLIHIEGDHRQEEALSNPERLRRQETPPDQSTAKHTERAAAISGSSERDRPAAAVSAVVKRDKRSMSASSEESMGSWSHITPEDDPHEETSSFIQLSEGTGTSSASSLGLADLDTFSDVPSQSTVISEETEKGRVAGTRENVFEGGSARGAGGGGNLREMLVVNCDLELEGLDSELRVALQWIAASELGLPALYFIKSKEKRVAKFQRVVHLMCQKAWRVADLFSAVVRFCQLHEKEEEEGRSLSSLFDWLLETV from the exons GGCCGGCAGCAGAGAAGCACGGGCGTGTGCCTGGTTCAGTGTTCGGGGCAGAGACGATGCACCAAACCCGGAGGCATCATCTTCGAGATCAACAAGTTCCTGATCGGTTTGCAGTGGGGAAAAGAGCGGCAGCACCAGCACGGCCGAGCGGCAGGGCAGCGGGTTGACGACGACACCAATCGCTCCATCTCGTCCATAGAGGAAGACTTCACGACCGCTTCAGAACACCTGGGAGATGACAGCGAGGATGATGGCTTCAGAAATG AGCCCGAGAGTGGTGATCTGGCAGAGAGCTTGGTGGAGGTTGCACAGAAACACTGTGTCAGACTTGCATGTCAGAGGGGACAGCTGGCCCGTCACCAGGGCAAGGAGGATACTGAGGGGAAAAGGGAAGGGCATCAACTTGCAACTTGTCTCCATGCCAAGGAATCAGCTGGTCACTACGCCACCAATCTGGCCGAGTCAGTATTGCAAGATGCCTTCATACGCCTCTCTCAAGATGAAACCTCCTTTGTCTCTGAGGCGGCTGTCAGTGTGTCTCTTGCAAGTCAGCTGTCCAACTTCACTGGTCCTTCAAAGGCGAAAGAGCCTTCCCAACAACGCACCTGCTCTTTTGAACTCCCCAAGATTGTTATAGTTCAAAGCCCAGACAATTCTGATGGGTCTGCAGAATGGCCAGAGACACAGGTGTCCCATGCGCCCAACCAGGATATCACAGCTAAAGCCAGAGAGACGACAGAAAATGAGACACAGGTTCATATTCCACACCACAATGGAGGACACGCCTCAAAACATGTCGAGCTGGCTTTGGCCTGTGCTGCCAGTGTCATTGGCACCATTACTACCCCACAGTTGACAGAACAGCTCGCCATGCACACTGCTTcggaagaaaacacagaggaggcgcTGCAGGACCCAGAGAAGAAAGGTGACTACTCTGTCTCCTCAGCCATGTGTGGCATGGCTCAGGTAGCTGGCGCTGTAGCAGCTGTGGAGATAGCAGAGGAGTCAGGGGAGGGCTGCGATTCTGATGCAGATTCCACTGAAATCTTCACAGCATCCCGGGGTCTGATGTCTGTCGCCGAGGCCACTGCAGCCTTCACATTGCACTGCAGTGTGGCAGGGGGTACCAGTGTTGAAGCGTTTCGCGCTAACATTGCTGAGGTCCTGCACAGGGAAGCTGCGGAGGTGCTGACTCAGCCACAAGGATACAAAAGTGTAGCTCACTTGCTGGAAGCTACACATAACAAGATAGTAGACGGCATTACTTGTCCACAAAAATCCTGCATGGATGAAAGGGAGGTGGATGACTTAATAAATGAAGTTGCAGACAGCCTATTTAAGCATGCAATagagaaagcaaagaaaaagaaagagctgGAGGGGACTGGAAAAGATGCACCAAGCCTCCAGGTTTGTCTGCAGGACAGTGTCAACAACTTGCTGTTTGATATCCTTTGCCTGACGCAGAAGAAAATCAGTCACATCTCTCAAAGCAACCAAGGATCATTTGAGACACAAGAGTGTGATACATGTGTTAGGGAGTCTGCAACTACGAAGGAGAACAAGGATGTGTTAAGTCAATTACAGTGCTTAGCTCACCATAACCAATCCACTAATAGCGACAACCACAGTGGCACACTGCACTGCACAGACAAGCTTACCATGGTTTCTGGGCTAAAGGAAAAATATTTGTCTGAGGAATCGGATGCATTGTCctccacaacaaacaacaaagagcaACAGTCATTGTGCAGACAAAGTCTGTTTAAATCCGCCTCCTTGCCTGCCCATGACTACCAGCCGGGCAGCGGTGCCATAAGAGAACCTTTGAGTGAAATCCCAGTTtacaacacagagaggaggggacgACTGGTCACAGGAAGGGATAGCAGACAGGCCTCCCTCACCCCACAGTCCTCCCTCAACTCTTGCAGTTCTCTACTGTCCTTCAGAATGGACTCAGAATCCAGGACACCTATTACCTGCTATGCTGATGATTTGGCTGCTACAGTGGTGTCTATGGCCACAGAACTAGCGGCTATCTGCCTGGAGAACTCCAATGGCAAACAACCCTGGTTCTGTGCATTAAAAGGGTCGTCTCCTGAAGGGCCAGAAGCCTACTTGATTCCTGCTTGTCGCACAGTGCTCAGGAGGAAAGAGGGTCAGAGCAGCAATGCCGCTTCCAAGAAACACCGGGCACCACGCCTCAGTGagatcaaaagaaaaacagaggagcagCCAGAACTAATGGAGCGGCTTGTGAACCGAGTGGTGGACGAGTCAGTCAACCTCGATGAACCACAGGACCCATTTGCCCTCTTTGCCTCAGAAGTCACAGCTAGGATCATGAACTGCCCTGAGCTTAATGTGGTAGATACTTCCAAAACAGGCCAGCCACGCAGCAGGCTGCAGTGTGAAAGGTGGAGCCGTGGGAAGGCATCTAGTTATGAGAGTATACCAGAAGAAGACGCAGATCCCTCAGGCACACCCAACACACTCGGGCCTGGCAGTCGTTTAGGTCAGAACTTGAGTCGTGGTAGCTCAATCTCTAAGCAGTCCAGCTGTGAGAGTATCACAGATGAGTTCTCACGGTTCATGGTAAACCAGATGGAGACTGAGGGCAGGGGCTTTGACCTTCTGTTGGACTACTACGCAGGGAAAAATGCCAGCAGCattctgtctgcagctgtgcaACAGGCTGCATCAAAGAAAAATGGTCACCTTAATATCAGGGCCTCATCCTGTCTGTCCAAACAGTCGAGCACAGAGAGCATCACAGAGGAGTTCTACAGGTTTATGCTTCGGGACATGGATAAGGAGAACAGAGAGTATGGCATTGCCAAGACTAAAGAATGGAGCAACAGCCTGTTTCCCCCTTCTGTTAGGACACCGTTCTGCATACGACAATCATCTGTCCCAGACCGGCGCTCCTCAGACTCACGGCTGACTGTCAACTCACCCATTAAAGCAAACTCTTTTGATGGATTTGCCCGCAACATGCATGGAGACACGCTGAATACCTACCCCGCCAACTCTGTGTCAGCCATGGGACTGTGTAAGTCAGACTCTTGCCTCTATCAAAGGGGTAAGACTGACCAGATTACTGATATGCTGATTCATGAGACCTGGTCGAGCTCGATTGAGTCCTTGATGAGAAAGAacaagatcattgctgatccaGAAGACAGTATTGAGCTGGAGGCTTCAGTTGACTCCCAGCCCCACGTGCAGGAGTTTGCCAATCGCCTGGCAGCTGACATAGTGGATATTGGCAAGTCTGCACTCGTAGGCCAGCAAGATGCAGCTGGGAGCACGTCTGGGTCGCACCAACAGCCATATATGCCTGTTGGTGAAAGAAGAAGGGGGTTCAAACAATCTCATCTCAGTTGTAGTCGGAGTAGGTCCAGCCAGGACCAAGCTGGTACTGGAGTAGGATCCGGGGCTAGTGACATCAGCGCAACCCGCATGAGGGGCCCCAGAGATGTGCCACTGATCCACATTGAGGGAGATCATAGGCAAGAGGAGGCTCTTTCAAACCCTGAAAGGCTTCGACGTCAGGAAACCCCACCAGACCAGTCTACTGCCAAGCATACGGAGAGAGCTGCAGCCATCAGCGGCAG CAGTGAGAGGGACAGGCCAGCTGCGGCGGTGTCTGCAGTAGTGAAGAGGGACAAGCGTTCAATGAGTGCTAGCAGTGAAGAGAGCATGGGGAGCTGGTCCCATATAACCCCAGAGGATGACCCCCACGAGGAGACGAGTAGTTTTATCCAGCTGAGCGAGGG GACCGGGACCAGCAGCGCATCCAGCCTAGGCCTGGCAGACCTGGATACTTTTTCTGATGTGCCCTCTCAGAGCACAGTGATCAG cgAGGAGACGGAGAAAGGCCGTGTGGCAGGAACCAGGGAGAATGTATTTG AGGGCGGATCAGCGAGGGGGGCCGGCGGCGGTGGAAACCTCAGGGAGATGTTGGTGGTAAACTGTGACCTCGAGCTGGAGGGCCTGGACTCTGAGCTGAGGGTGGCCCTGCAGTGGATCGCTGCCTCTGAGCTCGGCCTTCCTGCGCTCTACTTCATCAAGTCCAAAGAGAAGAGAGTTGCAAAG TTCCAGAGGGTGGTCCACCTCATGTGTCAGAAGGCGTGGCGGGTCGCAGACCTGTTCAGTGCCGTGGTTCGCTTCTGTCAACTGCacgagaaagaggaagaggagggcaggTCTCTGTCCAGCCTTTTTGATTGGCTTCTGGAGACCGTGTAG
- the sphkap gene encoding A-kinase anchor protein SPHKAP isoform X6 encodes MAGAKCLLKTPSNFQSSAMFEGSESVEVEGGSADSTVASSISACKKVLCSNSVLDSSDYWLRNEKTLCRLGLLDDDAEGSCTMICFVNLDPQKTDCRDDKNMKKLASVSPDLPKLIELLTVHQPKENEILLFGGLEASDACQTHPHPPSQGRQQRSTGVCLVQCSGQRRCTKPGGIIFEINKFLIGLQWGKERQHQHGRAAGQRVDDDTNRSISSIEEDFTTASEHLGDDSEDDGFRNEPESGDLAESLVEVAQKHCVRLACQRGQLARHQGKEDTEGKREGHQLATCLHAKESAGHYATNLAESVLQDAFIRLSQDETSFVSEAAVSVSLASQLSNFTGPSKAKEPSQQRTCSFELPKIVIVQSPDNSDGSAEWPETQVSHAPNQDITAKARETTENETQVHIPHHNGGHASKHVELALACAASVIGTITTPQLTEQLAMHTASEENTEEALQDPEKKGDYSVSSAMCGMAQVAGAVAAVEIAEESGEGCDSDADSTEIFTASRGLMSVAEATAAFTLHCSVAGGTSVEAFRANIAEVLHREAAEVLTQPQGYKSVAHLLEATHNKIVDGITCPQKSCMDEREVDDLINEVADSLFKHAIEKAKKKKELEGTGKDAPSLQVCLQDSVNNLLFDILCLTQKKISHISQSNQGSFETQECDTCVRESATTKENKDVLSQLQCLAHHNQSTNSDNHSGTLHCTDKLTMVSGLKEKYLSEESDALSSTTNNKEQQSLCRQSLFKSASLPAHDYQPGSGAIREPLSEIPVYNTERRGRLVTGRDSRQASLTPQSSLNSCSSLLSFRMDSESRTPITCYADDLAATVVSMATELAAICLENSNGKQPWFCALKGSSPEGPEAYLIPACRTVLRRKEGQSSNAASKKHRAPRLSEIKRKTEEQPELMERLVNRVVDESVNLDEPQDPFALFASEVTARIMNCPELNVVDTSKTGQPRSRLQCERWSRGKASSYESIPEEDADPSGTPNTLGPGSRLGQNLSRGSSISKQSSCESITDEFSRFMVNQMETEGRGFDLLLDYYAGKNASSILSAAVQQAASKKNGHLNIRASSCLSKQSSTESITEEFYRFMLRDMDKENREYGIAKTKEWSNSLFPPSVRTPFCIRQSSVPDRRSSDSRLTVNSPIKANSFDGFARNMHGDTLNTYPANSVSAMGLCKSDSCLYQRGKTDQITDMLIHETWSSSIESLMRKNKIIADPEDSIELEASVDSQPHVQEFANRLAADIVDIGKSALVGQQDAAGSTSGSHQQPYMPVGERRRGFKQSHLSCSRSRSSQDQAGTGVGSGASDISATRMRGPRDVPLIHIEGDHRQEEALSNPERLRRQETPPDQSTAKHTERAAAISGRTGTSSASSLGLADLDTFSDVPSQSTVISEETEKGRVAGTRENVFEGGSARGAGGGGNLREMLVVNCDLELEGLDSELRVALQWIAASELGLPALYFIKSKEKRVAKFQRVVHLMCQKAWRVADLFSAVVRFCQLHEKEEEEGRSLSSLFDWLLETV; translated from the exons GGCCGGCAGCAGAGAAGCACGGGCGTGTGCCTGGTTCAGTGTTCGGGGCAGAGACGATGCACCAAACCCGGAGGCATCATCTTCGAGATCAACAAGTTCCTGATCGGTTTGCAGTGGGGAAAAGAGCGGCAGCACCAGCACGGCCGAGCGGCAGGGCAGCGGGTTGACGACGACACCAATCGCTCCATCTCGTCCATAGAGGAAGACTTCACGACCGCTTCAGAACACCTGGGAGATGACAGCGAGGATGATGGCTTCAGAAATG AGCCCGAGAGTGGTGATCTGGCAGAGAGCTTGGTGGAGGTTGCACAGAAACACTGTGTCAGACTTGCATGTCAGAGGGGACAGCTGGCCCGTCACCAGGGCAAGGAGGATACTGAGGGGAAAAGGGAAGGGCATCAACTTGCAACTTGTCTCCATGCCAAGGAATCAGCTGGTCACTACGCCACCAATCTGGCCGAGTCAGTATTGCAAGATGCCTTCATACGCCTCTCTCAAGATGAAACCTCCTTTGTCTCTGAGGCGGCTGTCAGTGTGTCTCTTGCAAGTCAGCTGTCCAACTTCACTGGTCCTTCAAAGGCGAAAGAGCCTTCCCAACAACGCACCTGCTCTTTTGAACTCCCCAAGATTGTTATAGTTCAAAGCCCAGACAATTCTGATGGGTCTGCAGAATGGCCAGAGACACAGGTGTCCCATGCGCCCAACCAGGATATCACAGCTAAAGCCAGAGAGACGACAGAAAATGAGACACAGGTTCATATTCCACACCACAATGGAGGACACGCCTCAAAACATGTCGAGCTGGCTTTGGCCTGTGCTGCCAGTGTCATTGGCACCATTACTACCCCACAGTTGACAGAACAGCTCGCCATGCACACTGCTTcggaagaaaacacagaggaggcgcTGCAGGACCCAGAGAAGAAAGGTGACTACTCTGTCTCCTCAGCCATGTGTGGCATGGCTCAGGTAGCTGGCGCTGTAGCAGCTGTGGAGATAGCAGAGGAGTCAGGGGAGGGCTGCGATTCTGATGCAGATTCCACTGAAATCTTCACAGCATCCCGGGGTCTGATGTCTGTCGCCGAGGCCACTGCAGCCTTCACATTGCACTGCAGTGTGGCAGGGGGTACCAGTGTTGAAGCGTTTCGCGCTAACATTGCTGAGGTCCTGCACAGGGAAGCTGCGGAGGTGCTGACTCAGCCACAAGGATACAAAAGTGTAGCTCACTTGCTGGAAGCTACACATAACAAGATAGTAGACGGCATTACTTGTCCACAAAAATCCTGCATGGATGAAAGGGAGGTGGATGACTTAATAAATGAAGTTGCAGACAGCCTATTTAAGCATGCAATagagaaagcaaagaaaaagaaagagctgGAGGGGACTGGAAAAGATGCACCAAGCCTCCAGGTTTGTCTGCAGGACAGTGTCAACAACTTGCTGTTTGATATCCTTTGCCTGACGCAGAAGAAAATCAGTCACATCTCTCAAAGCAACCAAGGATCATTTGAGACACAAGAGTGTGATACATGTGTTAGGGAGTCTGCAACTACGAAGGAGAACAAGGATGTGTTAAGTCAATTACAGTGCTTAGCTCACCATAACCAATCCACTAATAGCGACAACCACAGTGGCACACTGCACTGCACAGACAAGCTTACCATGGTTTCTGGGCTAAAGGAAAAATATTTGTCTGAGGAATCGGATGCATTGTCctccacaacaaacaacaaagagcaACAGTCATTGTGCAGACAAAGTCTGTTTAAATCCGCCTCCTTGCCTGCCCATGACTACCAGCCGGGCAGCGGTGCCATAAGAGAACCTTTGAGTGAAATCCCAGTTtacaacacagagaggaggggacgACTGGTCACAGGAAGGGATAGCAGACAGGCCTCCCTCACCCCACAGTCCTCCCTCAACTCTTGCAGTTCTCTACTGTCCTTCAGAATGGACTCAGAATCCAGGACACCTATTACCTGCTATGCTGATGATTTGGCTGCTACAGTGGTGTCTATGGCCACAGAACTAGCGGCTATCTGCCTGGAGAACTCCAATGGCAAACAACCCTGGTTCTGTGCATTAAAAGGGTCGTCTCCTGAAGGGCCAGAAGCCTACTTGATTCCTGCTTGTCGCACAGTGCTCAGGAGGAAAGAGGGTCAGAGCAGCAATGCCGCTTCCAAGAAACACCGGGCACCACGCCTCAGTGagatcaaaagaaaaacagaggagcagCCAGAACTAATGGAGCGGCTTGTGAACCGAGTGGTGGACGAGTCAGTCAACCTCGATGAACCACAGGACCCATTTGCCCTCTTTGCCTCAGAAGTCACAGCTAGGATCATGAACTGCCCTGAGCTTAATGTGGTAGATACTTCCAAAACAGGCCAGCCACGCAGCAGGCTGCAGTGTGAAAGGTGGAGCCGTGGGAAGGCATCTAGTTATGAGAGTATACCAGAAGAAGACGCAGATCCCTCAGGCACACCCAACACACTCGGGCCTGGCAGTCGTTTAGGTCAGAACTTGAGTCGTGGTAGCTCAATCTCTAAGCAGTCCAGCTGTGAGAGTATCACAGATGAGTTCTCACGGTTCATGGTAAACCAGATGGAGACTGAGGGCAGGGGCTTTGACCTTCTGTTGGACTACTACGCAGGGAAAAATGCCAGCAGCattctgtctgcagctgtgcaACAGGCTGCATCAAAGAAAAATGGTCACCTTAATATCAGGGCCTCATCCTGTCTGTCCAAACAGTCGAGCACAGAGAGCATCACAGAGGAGTTCTACAGGTTTATGCTTCGGGACATGGATAAGGAGAACAGAGAGTATGGCATTGCCAAGACTAAAGAATGGAGCAACAGCCTGTTTCCCCCTTCTGTTAGGACACCGTTCTGCATACGACAATCATCTGTCCCAGACCGGCGCTCCTCAGACTCACGGCTGACTGTCAACTCACCCATTAAAGCAAACTCTTTTGATGGATTTGCCCGCAACATGCATGGAGACACGCTGAATACCTACCCCGCCAACTCTGTGTCAGCCATGGGACTGTGTAAGTCAGACTCTTGCCTCTATCAAAGGGGTAAGACTGACCAGATTACTGATATGCTGATTCATGAGACCTGGTCGAGCTCGATTGAGTCCTTGATGAGAAAGAacaagatcattgctgatccaGAAGACAGTATTGAGCTGGAGGCTTCAGTTGACTCCCAGCCCCACGTGCAGGAGTTTGCCAATCGCCTGGCAGCTGACATAGTGGATATTGGCAAGTCTGCACTCGTAGGCCAGCAAGATGCAGCTGGGAGCACGTCTGGGTCGCACCAACAGCCATATATGCCTGTTGGTGAAAGAAGAAGGGGGTTCAAACAATCTCATCTCAGTTGTAGTCGGAGTAGGTCCAGCCAGGACCAAGCTGGTACTGGAGTAGGATCCGGGGCTAGTGACATCAGCGCAACCCGCATGAGGGGCCCCAGAGATGTGCCACTGATCCACATTGAGGGAGATCATAGGCAAGAGGAGGCTCTTTCAAACCCTGAAAGGCTTCGACGTCAGGAAACCCCACCAGACCAGTCTACTGCCAAGCATACGGAGAGAGCTGCAGCCATCAGCGGCAG GACCGGGACCAGCAGCGCATCCAGCCTAGGCCTGGCAGACCTGGATACTTTTTCTGATGTGCCCTCTCAGAGCACAGTGATCAG cgAGGAGACGGAGAAAGGCCGTGTGGCAGGAACCAGGGAGAATGTATTTG AGGGCGGATCAGCGAGGGGGGCCGGCGGCGGTGGAAACCTCAGGGAGATGTTGGTGGTAAACTGTGACCTCGAGCTGGAGGGCCTGGACTCTGAGCTGAGGGTGGCCCTGCAGTGGATCGCTGCCTCTGAGCTCGGCCTTCCTGCGCTCTACTTCATCAAGTCCAAAGAGAAGAGAGTTGCAAAG TTCCAGAGGGTGGTCCACCTCATGTGTCAGAAGGCGTGGCGGGTCGCAGACCTGTTCAGTGCCGTGGTTCGCTTCTGTCAACTGCacgagaaagaggaagaggagggcaggTCTCTGTCCAGCCTTTTTGATTGGCTTCTGGAGACCGTGTAG